In one window of Microtus pennsylvanicus isolate mMicPen1 chromosome 2, mMicPen1.hap1, whole genome shotgun sequence DNA:
- the Coxfa4l3 gene encoding normal mucosa of esophagus-specific gene 1 protein encodes MGIFQRLSKNKELIPLAFIITVAATGASSFAMYALKKTDVVIDRKRNPEPWEMVDPTQPQKLITINQQWKPVEELQKVRRATR; translated from the exons ATGGGCATCTTCCAGAGATTGTCGAAAAATAAGGAA CTCATTCCTTTGGCGTTTATCATAACCGTGGCGGCCACTGGAGCTTCATCTTTCGCTATGTATGCTTTGAAAAAAACCGACGTGGT tattgaTCGGAAAAGAAACCCTGAACCTTGGGAAATGGTGGATCCTACTCAACCCCAAAAG cTTATAACCATCAACCAGCAGTGGAAGCCCGTGGAAGAGCTGCAGAAAGTCCGGAGGGCAACCAGATGA